Proteins encoded together in one Drosophila albomicans strain 15112-1751.03 chromosome 2R, ASM965048v2, whole genome shotgun sequence window:
- the LOC117576969 gene encoding uncharacterized protein LOC117576969 — MASTSYKNKTVKLIKCFCGCSDMTVEEVQRIYTLTNDVHQTLLDTDATRLLHRYLEQQRAGDKKEVEQFLDIYEKCAEYLQETQRTFAQDEIDELIDLGLPYDLEQDLTRRTLNGQRSEINLGLYRIQGKCRNEIEASSDFKDFRNAILAKMRRVPK, encoded by the exons ATGGCGTCGACATCCTACAAG AACAAAACTGTAAAGTTGATCAAATGTTTTTGTGGATGTTCTGATATGACAGTTGAGGAAGTGCAGCGCATTTACACACTCACCAACGATGTGCATCAAACACTGCTGGACACGGATGCCACCAGATTACTGCATCGCTATTTGGAACAACAACGAGCGGGCGACAAGAAGGAGGTCGAACAGTTCCTAGATATTTATGAAAAGTGCGCCGAATATTTGCAGGAAACGCAGAGAACTTTTGCCCAAGATGAAATTGATGAATTGATTGACTTGGGTTTGCCTTACGATCTGGAACAGGATCTGACGCGGCGCACACTTAATGGGCAACGTTCCGAGATTAATCTAGGACTTTATCGCATTCAGGGCAAGTGCCGCAATGAGATTGAAGCAAGCAGCGATTTCAAGGACTTTCGCAACGCAATTCTCGCTAAGATGCGCCGAGTGCCTAAATGA
- the LOC117573375 gene encoding vacuolar protein sorting-associated protein 72 homolog: MAASRSRRHNAGNKIAKLLDEEEDDFYKTSYGGFQDEEDDNEYVQKDEEEDVVDSDFSIDEQDEPVSDQEEAPDKKRKRGGVNTKAYKEPAKPMPVKKDAKPSTTLHKKRAGGGVVKRRVRPRFTVQDSGRKSIRTSTAIKTQATKIRLKELDDARKRKKKKVRVEDYMPSQEELLEEAKITEEENIKSLEKFQKMELEKKKTRPTKRVFTGPTIRYHSMTMPVMRKPTRTTTLPHDPNDPAAKCERTFVTIENDFNDKAFHAIFRPKRVLKNSSGICPITRLPARYFDPVTQQPYYSIQAFKILREAYYMQLEQQSSGNEPPELAKWMEWRKLVKENRQKAASSKLNILKD; this comes from the exons atgGCTGCATCACGCTCACGTCGGCACAATGCGGGCAATAAAATAGCTAAACTGTTAGACGAAGAGGAAGACGATTTCTACAAAACTTCATATGGCGGTTTTCAAGATGAAGAAGACGACAATGAATATGT CCAAAAAGACGAAGAGGAGGATGTTGTGGACTCCGACTTCAGCATTGACGAGCAGGACGAGCCCGTCTCCGATCAAGAAGAGGCGCCCGACAAAAAACGCAAACGGGGTGGTGTCAACACAAAAGCATACAAA GAACCTGCCAAGCCAATGCCTGTCAAAAAGGACGCAAAACCCTCAACCACGCTGCACAAGAAACGTGCTGGCGGAGGCGTCGTAAAGCGTCGCGTGCGTCCACGCTTCACTGTGCAGGACTCGGGACGCAAGTCCATACGCACATCGACTGCCATTAAGACACAGGCGACTAAGATACGGTTAAAGGAATTGGATGATGCGCGCAAacggaaaaagaaaaaggtaCGAGTGGAGGATTATATGCCCTCGCAGGAGGAGCTGCTGGAAGAGGCCAAAATCACCGAGGAGGAAAACATCAAGTCATTAG agaaatttcaaaaaatggAACTGGAGAAAAAGAAGACACGTCCCACGAAAAGGGTTTTCACTGGGCCAACAATACGCTATCATTCGATGACCATGCCAGTGATGCGTAAGCCAACTCGCACCACAACCCTTCCACATGATCCCAACGATCCAGCCGCGAAATGTGAGCGTACATTCGTGACCATCGAGAATGATTTCAATGACAAGGCTTTCCATGCAATCTTCCGACCCAAACGAGTCCTCAAAAATTCTAGTGGCATCTGTCCCATTACCAGATTGCCGGCGCGCTACTTTGATCCTGTCACCCAACAGCCATACTACAGCATACAGGCATTTAAGATACTTAGAGAAGCGTACTATATGCAACTGGAACAGCAGAGCAGCGGCAACGAGCCGCCAGAGTTGGCCAAGTGGATGGAGTGGCGTAAACTGGTTAAAGAGAATCGCCAGAAGGCGGCTAGCTCTAAATTGAACATATTGAAGGATTAG
- the LOC117576965 gene encoding E3 ubiquitin-protein ligase RING1, whose translation MASLEPTQNKTWDLSLYELQRKPQEIITDSTEIAVSPRSLHSELMCPICLDMLKKTMTTKECLHRFCSDCIVTALRSGNKECPTCRKKLVSKRSLRADPNFDLLISKIYPSREEYEAIQEKQMAKFNQAQSQQALVNSINEGIKLQSQNRPQRFRTNKGGGGGGGNNSGAGGGGSATRSGSSAVHAHDTASNDSNSNTNGTDRETRDVSSNNTAAGTASGAAGTATGATAPATNSSTTATTTATAAGTSGASTSSSRMQVDDASNPPSIRSTPSPVPSNSSSSKPKRAMSVMTSERSEESESDSQMDCRTEGDSNIDTEGEGNGELGINDEIELVFKPHPTEMSADNQLIRALKDNCIRYIKTTANATVDHLSKYLAMRLTLDLGADLPEACRLLNFCIYVAPQPQQLVILNGNQTLHQVNDKFWKVNKPMEMYYSWKKT comes from the exons ATGGCCTCGCTAGAaccaacacaaaataaaacatggGATCTGTCCCTGTACGAGCTGCAACGCAAGCCGCAAGAAATCATTACAGACAGCACAGAGATTGCGGTTTCGCCGCGCAGTCTGCACAGCGAGCTAATGTGTCCCATTTGCCTGGACATGCTAAAGAAAACGATGACAACCAAAGAGTGCTTGCATCGCTTCTGCTCCGACTGCATTGTCACCGCGTTGCGTTCGGGCAACAAGGAATGTCCCACGTGCCGCAAGAAACTCGTCTCGAAGCGCTCGTTGCGCGCTGATCCCAACTTTGATCTGCTCATCTCGAAAATATATCCAAGTCGCGAGGAATACGAAGCTATACAGGAAAAACAAATGGCCAAATTCAATCAGGCGCAATCACAGCAGGCGTTGGTTAACTCCATTAACGAAGGCATCAAACTGCAATCTCAGAATCGTCCGCAACGCTTTCGCACCAACAAAGGAGGAGGCGGTGGAGGAGGTAATAATAGTGGAGCCGGAGGAGGAGGCAGTGCTACACGTTCCGGATCGAGTGCAGTGCATGCCCATGATACGGCTTCCAAtgacagcaacagtaacacaAATGGCACCGATCGTGAGACACGTGACgtgagcagcaacaacactgcAGCCGGAACAGCATCTGGGGCAGCAGGAACCGCAACGGGAGCCACTGCCCCAGCCACCAACTCCTcgaccacagcaacaacaacagcaacagctgcggGCACTTCAGGCGCCAGCACTTCATCCAGTCGAATGCAGGTAGATGATGCCTCAAATCCACCCTCAATACGCAGCACACCATCGCCAGTGCCCTCGAACTCAAGCAGCTCCAAGCCAAAGCGTGCCATGTCGGTGATGACATCGGAGCGCTCCGAGGAATCGGAATCGGACTCCCAAATGGACTGTCGTACCGAAGGTGACTCCAACATTGACACCGAAGGCGAGGGCAACGGTGAGCTGGGCATTAATGATGAAATTGAGCTTGTGTTTAAGCCACATCCCACAGAGATGTCGGCGGATAATCAATTGATACGTGCGCTGAAAGACAATTGCATACGCTACATCaaaacaactgcaaatgcaactgtAGATCATTTGAGCAAATATCTGGCCATGCGTCTCACTCTCGACTTGGGCGCAGATTTGCCCGAAGCTTGTCGGTTGCTCAATTTTTGCATCTATGTGGcaccacagccacagcagctggTCATCTTGAATGGCAATCAGACACTACATCAGGTCAACGATAAGTTCTGGAAG GTCAACAAGCCCATGGAAATGTATTATTCGTGGAAGAAAACCTAA
- the LOC117573374 gene encoding hydroxysteroid dehydrogenase-like protein 2, with product MINSGKLAGRTLFITGASRGIGKAIALKAARDGANIVVAAKTAEPHPKLPGTIYTAAEEIEKAGGRAHPCIVDVRDEQQVRTAVKEAVAKFGGIDILINNASAISLTSTPDTDMKRYDLMHHINTRGTFLVSKECLPYLEKSNHAHILNISPPLDMKSKWFSPHVAYSMAKYGMSMCVLGMSEEFRSRGIAVNALWPRTAIYTAAIEMLTGPDSASWSRKPEIMADAAYAILSREPKQSTGQFFVDDEVLESVGIKDLTDYACVRENADKLMLDFFLEAPAGEAVVGGAPAAAGDAKIPQLFKKIESLLSAEIVSKTQAVYQFNINGAEEGIWFLDLKNGTGACGTGAPPVAADATLTMNSNNFFDMFSGKLKAAPAYMSGKLKISGDFQKALKLEKLMKALKSKL from the coding sequence ATGATTAATTCCGGCAAATTAGCAGGACGCACTCTCTTCATAACCGGCGCCTCTCGTGGTATTGGCAAAGCAATCGCCTTAAAAGCTGCTCGCGATGGCGCAAACATTGTGGTGGCTGCCAAGACAGCTGAACCGCATCCCAAGCTGCCGGGTACCATATACACAGCGGCCGAGGAGATCGAGAAGGCTGGTGGTCGAGCCCATCCCTGTATCGTAGATGTGCGTGATGAACAGCAGGTGCGTACAGCCGTTAAGGAGGCTGTTGCCAAATTTGGCGGCATCGATATCCTTATTAACAATGCCAGCGCCATCTCGTTGACGTCCACACCAGATACGGACATGAAGCGATACGATCTGATGCATCACATCAACACACGCGGCACTTTCCTAGTGTCTAAGGAATGTCTGCCCTATTTGGAGAAGAGCAACCACGCCCACATCCTGAACATTTCACCGCCTTTAGACATGAAGTCCAAATGGTTTAGTCCTCATGTGGCCTACTCTATGGCCAAGTATGGTATGTCcatgtgtgtgcttggcatGTCGGAAGAGTTCCGCAGTCGTGGCATTGCTGTCAATGCCCTTTGGCCTCGTACCGCCATCTATACGGCGGCCATTGAGATGCTAACGGGACCAGACAGCGCCAGTTGGTCGCGCAAACCAGAGATTATGGCGGATGCAGCCTATGCCATTCTCTCGCGGGAACCCAAACAGTCCACTGGTCAATTCTTTGTGGACGACGAGGTGCTCGAATCGGTGGGCATCAAGGATCTCACGGATTACGCGTGTGTGCGTGAAAATGCCGATAAGCTGATGTTGGACTTCTTTTTGGAGGCGCCTGCCGGAGAagctgttgttggtggtgcGCCGGCAGCTGCTGGAGATGCCAAAATCCCGCAGCTCTTCAAGAAAATCGAATCTTTGCTTTCAGCTGAAATCGTTTCCAAGACGCAGGCCGTCTATCAGTTCAATATCAATGGTGCCGAAGAAGGTATCTGGTTTTTGGATTTGAAGAATGGTACCGGTGCCTGCGGCACAGGTGCTCCTCCAGTTGCTGCGGATGCCACGCTGACCATGAACTCAAACAACTTCTTCGACATGTTTTCGGGAAAACTGAAGGCCGCGCCAGCTTACATGTCCGGCAAGCTCAAGATTAGCGGCGACTTCCAAAAGGCTCTGAAATTGGAGAAACTGATGAAAGCACTGAAATCAAAGTTGTAA